A section of the Deltaproteobacteria bacterium genome encodes:
- the flgK gene encoding flagellar hook-associated protein FlgK: MAISGLLNTAKDALLSHQLAIDVTGSNIANVNTPGYARQRAVFQSLGTIDVRGQVFQIGVDVTGVERIYDGYLEAQIIGQHQLVGYHETRASFLANVETIFDESGSGGLADLLNRFWGDWQDLSANPDGQVQRAALLSTAQSLAAMFRNMSSGLKTLIGNAEQEISSTVTKINSIVSAIGDLNRRVVEAGGVEGDANLMLDNRTELLKSLAGLVDISIVESGDGSVKVFLSDGSLLVDGVMTKSLALAPSGQDPTLSDIVFTDKTDEPVTGAATKGKLGALIEVRDRDIPRYLAELDALAAGIVNEVNTIHRAGFDRYRNTGIDFFTPVTQAAYMQVSAEVSGDVNRMAASATVMGDGENALALAGLGEKGVLSGGMATFGEYYTSIVGRVGQDVSDVNWSVTHQNNVMERLTNMRESVSGVSVDEEMIRLIQYQLGYNAAGKLCSVVDEMLQTLMGIIR, from the coding sequence ATGGCGATCAGCGGACTGCTCAACACGGCCAAGGACGCCCTTCTGAGCCACCAGCTCGCCATCGACGTGACGGGTTCGAACATCGCCAACGTCAATACGCCGGGCTACGCGAGGCAGCGGGCCGTCTTTCAGTCCCTGGGGACGATCGACGTCCGGGGCCAGGTTTTCCAGATAGGCGTCGATGTGACCGGGGTCGAGAGGATCTACGACGGGTATCTGGAAGCCCAGATCATCGGACAGCATCAGCTCGTCGGCTACCATGAAACCCGGGCGAGCTTTTTAGCCAACGTCGAAACGATTTTCGATGAAAGTGGAAGCGGGGGTCTTGCCGACCTGCTCAACCGTTTCTGGGGGGACTGGCAGGACCTGTCGGCGAACCCCGACGGGCAGGTTCAGCGGGCCGCCCTCCTGAGTACGGCCCAGAGCCTGGCCGCCATGTTCCGGAATATGAGTTCCGGCCTGAAAACGCTGATCGGGAACGCGGAGCAGGAAATTTCCTCGACGGTGACGAAAATCAACTCCATCGTGTCCGCCATCGGCGACTTGAACAGGCGGGTGGTCGAGGCGGGGGGCGTGGAGGGCGACGCGAACCTCATGCTGGACAACCGGACGGAACTGCTGAAATCCCTCGCCGGTCTCGTCGATATCAGCATAGTCGAATCCGGTGACGGCAGTGTGAAGGTGTTCCTGTCCGACGGCAGTCTCCTCGTTGACGGGGTCATGACGAAAAGCCTCGCCCTCGCTCCGAGCGGGCAGGATCCGACCCTGTCCGATATCGTCTTCACCGACAAGACCGATGAACCCGTTACGGGGGCCGCGACGAAGGGGAAGCTCGGGGCCCTGATCGAGGTAAGGGATCGGGACATTCCCCGGTACCTCGCCGAACTGGATGCGCTGGCGGCGGGGATCGTGAACGAGGTCAACACGATCCATCGGGCCGGTTTCGACCGGTATCGGAACACGGGGATCGATTTCTTCACGCCCGTGACCCAGGCGGCTTACATGCAGGTCAGCGCCGAGGTTTCCGGTGATGTCAACCGGATGGCCGCCTCCGCCACCGTCATGGGTGACGGGGAGAATGCCCTGGCCCTGGCGGGGCTGGGTGAAAAGGGCGTTTTGAGCGGCGGCATGGCAACGTTCGGCGAGTACTACACGTCCATCGTCGGCCGGGTCGGGCAGGATGTGTCCGACGTCAACTGGTCCGTAACGCACCAGAACAACGTCATGGAACGCCTGACGAACATGCGCGAATCCGTATCGGGCGTATCCGTCGATGAGGAGATGATCCGGCTGATCCAGTATCAGTTGGGGTACAACGCCGCGGGGAAGCTCTGTTCGGTGGTGGATGAAATGCTCCAGACCCTCATGGGCATCATCCGGTAA
- a CDS encoding flagellar protein FlgN — MDRNDHTHNDQAVREERRSFYEKLLGNLDREQAIQQSLLDLLEEERLILTTASPDAIDEFNSRKESLLLREQDNAAARREIVGRLCSRLNDQAEQRLSLSDLADRADDEDTARRLRSRQEALTGVVHTAQTLNRRNNELIQAALEDVRGSLRLLQSMVVPGGGYEETGRIRTGPMQGTLIQREG; from the coding sequence ATGGACCGGAACGATCACACACACAACGACCAGGCCGTCAGGGAGGAACGACGTTCCTTCTACGAAAAGCTCCTGGGCAATCTGGACCGGGAGCAGGCCATTCAGCAATCCCTCCTCGATCTTCTGGAGGAAGAACGGCTGATCCTGACGACGGCGTCTCCGGACGCCATCGACGAGTTCAACAGCCGCAAGGAGTCGCTTCTCCTGCGTGAGCAGGACAACGCCGCCGCCCGCCGGGAGATTGTGGGCCGTCTCTGTTCCCGTTTGAACGATCAGGCGGAGCAGAGGCTTTCCCTGTCCGACCTTGCGGACCGGGCCGACGACGAGGACACGGCCCGTCGATTGCGGAGCCGTCAGGAGGCGTTGACCGGCGTCGTCCACACGGCCCAGACCCTCAACCGCCGGAACAACGAGCTGATCCAGGCCGCCCTGGAGGATGTCCGGGGGTCGCTTCGCCTGCTTCAGAGCATGGTCGTTCCCGGGGGCGGCTACGAGGAGACGGGACGGATCAGGACGGGTCCCATGCAGGGGACCCTCATTCAGAGGGAGGGGTGA
- the flgM gene encoding flagellar biosynthesis anti-sigma factor FlgM produces the protein MKISGINDATVQMMQQYQKNDGLKQEAERTVAGVASPREKVDLSTRAKDVQAIRNAVAGMPDIREEKVQELKDRIEAGTYNVSGEKIAEKIVGESLLDIFA, from the coding sequence GTGAAGATTTCCGGTATAAACGATGCGACTGTCCAGATGATGCAGCAGTATCAGAAAAACGACGGCCTGAAACAGGAGGCCGAGCGGACGGTTGCCGGAGTCGCGTCTCCTCGGGAGAAGGTTGATCTTTCCACCAGGGCCAAGGATGTTCAGGCGATCCGGAATGCCGTGGCCGGCATGCCGGATATCCGGGAAGAAAAGGTTCAGGAACTGAAGGACCGGATCGAAGCGGGAACATACAATGTGAGTGGGGAGAAGATCGCCGAAAAAATCGTGGGAGAGTCGCTTCTCGATATTTTCGCCTGA
- a CDS encoding flagellar basal body P-ring protein FlgI: MGKMGVTWRGVVLAFVFVLGLGWAGAEAARIKDIAEFNGIRDNQLIGYGLVVGLAGTGDDVDNGFTKETLANLLSSQGLYTKGKKIDADNTAAVMITAVMPPFARVGTKVDVTVSSIGDAKSLQGGTLLMTPLKGADGQVYAVAQGPVVLGGFTAGGSGARAVKNHPAVGTISNCAFIERELRYDLDRMRELTIQLQHPDFTTAGRVADVIRSSLDGVAVRQVDGRVITVAMLPQAAGSVVDILPRLENLEVPVDAPAVVVMNERTGTVVMGENVRISTVAVSHGNLSIQIREDYRVSQPLPFAPGTAPGDRPVKDAKTGTVFAPGGQTVVTQETTVGAAEEKRQLMVVPRGVTIDEVVKALNAIGVTPRDLITILQTIKAAGALQADLKII, translated from the coding sequence ATGGGAAAGATGGGCGTGACATGGCGCGGCGTTGTTCTGGCCTTCGTGTTCGTCCTGGGACTTGGATGGGCCGGCGCGGAGGCGGCCCGGATCAAGGATATCGCCGAGTTCAACGGCATCCGGGACAACCAGTTGATCGGTTACGGCCTGGTGGTGGGCCTGGCGGGAACGGGCGATGACGTGGACAACGGCTTCACGAAGGAAACCCTCGCCAACCTCCTGAGCAGCCAGGGCCTGTACACGAAAGGCAAAAAGATCGACGCCGACAACACGGCGGCCGTCATGATCACGGCCGTGATGCCCCCCTTCGCCAGGGTGGGAACCAAGGTGGACGTGACCGTCTCCTCCATCGGCGACGCGAAAAGCCTCCAGGGAGGCACCCTTCTCATGACCCCCCTGAAGGGGGCGGACGGGCAGGTCTATGCCGTGGCCCAGGGCCCCGTCGTCCTCGGCGGCTTCACGGCGGGCGGATCCGGCGCCCGGGCCGTGAAGAACCATCCCGCCGTGGGGACGATTTCCAACTGCGCGTTCATCGAAAGGGAATTGCGCTACGATCTGGACAGGATGAGGGAGCTGACCATCCAGCTTCAGCACCCGGATTTCACGACGGCCGGACGGGTGGCGGACGTGATCCGCTCCTCCCTGGACGGGGTCGCCGTCAGGCAGGTGGACGGCCGCGTCATAACCGTCGCCATGTTACCCCAGGCCGCAGGGAGCGTGGTGGACATCCTCCCCAGGCTCGAAAACCTGGAGGTGCCCGTTGACGCCCCCGCCGTGGTGGTCATGAATGAGCGGACGGGAACCGTCGTCATGGGGGAAAACGTCAGAATATCGACGGTGGCCGTTTCCCACGGCAACCTGAGTATCCAGATCCGGGAGGATTACCGTGTGTCCCAGCCTCTGCCCTTTGCTCCGGGAACGGCCCCCGGTGACCGTCCCGTCAAGGACGCGAAGACCGGGACCGTTTTCGCCCCCGGGGGGCAGACCGTCGTGACGCAGGAAACGACGGTCGGGGCGGCGGAGGAAAAAAGACAGCTCATGGTCGTCCCCAGGGGGGTGACGATCGACGAGGTGGTCAAGGCCCTGAACGCCATCGGCGTGACCCCCCGTGACCTGATCACGATCCTCCAGACCATCAAGGCCGCCGGGGCCCTCCAGGCGGATCTGAAGATCATCTAA
- a CDS encoding flagellar basal body L-ring protein FlgH: protein MKRIIGYVMCAGGLFLLVSCVSPGRQVIGGDAYIPPPVEQPAPHMGSIWVGENSRSSLFVDRRARGVGDIVTIIVSESSTGNNKAGTDTSRNSSTSAQIDALFGIDTSILKRNENMGGLIKAGGSSASGLKGAGNTSRGNNLVARMTARVIRVLENGNLVIEGRRQVTVNAEDQFIVISGMIRPEDITSDNMIASQYISDAQILYTGKGIVNDKLRPGWLTRVVDWVWPF, encoded by the coding sequence ATGAAACGGATAATCGGATACGTCATGTGCGCCGGGGGGCTTTTCCTGCTCGTTTCCTGCGTGTCCCCGGGCCGTCAGGTAATCGGGGGGGACGCGTATATACCGCCGCCCGTGGAACAGCCGGCTCCCCATATGGGGTCCATCTGGGTGGGAGAGAACAGCCGGAGTTCCCTGTTCGTGGACCGCAGGGCCCGGGGCGTCGGCGATATCGTCACGATCATCGTTTCCGAATCCTCGACGGGGAACAACAAGGCCGGAACCGATACCAGCCGGAATTCCAGCACCAGCGCCCAGATCGACGCCCTTTTCGGCATCGATACGTCCATCCTGAAACGGAACGAAAATATGGGCGGGCTGATCAAGGCCGGCGGCTCCTCAGCGAGCGGACTGAAAGGGGCGGGGAATACAAGCCGGGGGAACAACCTCGTGGCGAGGATGACGGCCCGCGTCATCCGTGTCCTGGAAAACGGGAACCTGGTGATCGAGGGACGACGCCAGGTGACGGTCAACGCGGAGGATCAGTTCATCGTCATCTCCGGGATGATCCGTCCCGAGGACATCACGTCGGACAACATGATCGCGTCCCAGTATATTTCGGACGCCCAGATTCTTTATACGGGCAAGGGGATCGTCAACGACAAGCTGAGGCCGGGATGGCTCACCCGGGTGGTGGATTGGGTGTGGCCTTTTTAA
- the flgA gene encoding flagellar basal body P-ring formation protein FlgA — protein sequence MKRLLILTTFFMTLLLAAGPAWSGPSSGGKQDFNLAALVVDYVRDQANRPPEDMRIEFPAKPPEVTLEGERISCDVSPLGKTTLIGNCRFIVRFFDGGVFIEKYQVRADIEVLERYVTAARVVKRDTIVGAADLQTSERWVRRFSMKSVADVDEIMGKRLTVDLVPDREVTRAMIKEPILVKRGDVVRIVLDSGPLSLIATGVAEEAGVDRQRIRVKNLSSQRVILAKVVGEAFVRVETF from the coding sequence ATGAAAAGACTTCTGATACTCACGACCTTTTTCATGACCCTGCTCCTGGCGGCGGGACCCGCATGGTCCGGCCCCTCGTCCGGCGGGAAACAGGACTTCAATCTCGCCGCCCTGGTCGTCGATTATGTGCGGGATCAGGCCAACCGTCCTCCCGAGGACATGAGGATCGAGTTCCCCGCAAAACCCCCCGAGGTGACCCTCGAGGGGGAAAGGATTTCCTGTGACGTTTCCCCTCTGGGAAAAACGACGCTGATCGGCAACTGCCGGTTCATCGTCCGGTTCTTCGACGGCGGTGTCTTCATCGAAAAGTACCAGGTCCGGGCGGACATCGAGGTGCTGGAGCGTTACGTCACGGCGGCGCGGGTCGTCAAGCGCGACACGATTGTCGGGGCTGCCGACTTGCAGACCTCGGAACGCTGGGTGCGGCGGTTTTCCATGAAATCCGTGGCCGACGTGGACGAGATCATGGGCAAGCGCCTGACCGTGGACCTCGTCCCCGACCGGGAAGTTACGCGGGCCATGATCAAGGAACCCATCCTGGTCAAACGGGGGGACGTGGTCCGGATCGTGCTCGACAGCGGCCCCCTGAGCTTGATCGCCACGGGGGTGGCGGAGGAGGCGGGGGTGGACCGGCAGCGCATCCGGGTGAAAAACCTGTCCTCCCAGCGGGTTATTCTGGCGAAGGTCGTGGGAGAGGCTTTCGTCCGGGTTGAAACATTTTAG
- the flgG gene encoding flagellar basal-body rod protein FlgG → MIRSLYTAATGMEAQQLDQDVVANNLANLNTVGFKRSRADFQDLMYQIYTKAGAETSEGNQTPVGIEIGMGVKPIGTQKIFNQGDYQLTGNAFDFAVEGDGFFQVEDNGTTYYTRAGNFKVSKDGYLTTADGLKIIPEISVPQDTVTFTVDKGGTWTAADETGSALATGRMELVKFINPAGLTSMGRNLYDKTEGSGEPITGNPGEDGMGTITQHYLEMSNVSVIEEMIKMITGQRAYEINSKAIQTADAMLSIIAGLKR, encoded by the coding sequence ATGATCAGATCTTTATACACGGCGGCAACGGGGATGGAAGCGCAGCAGCTGGATCAGGATGTCGTGGCCAACAACCTGGCCAACCTGAATACGGTGGGCTTCAAACGGTCCCGGGCGGATTTTCAGGATCTCATGTACCAGATTTATACGAAAGCGGGCGCCGAAACCTCCGAGGGCAACCAGACCCCCGTGGGGATCGAAATCGGCATGGGCGTGAAGCCCATCGGCACGCAGAAAATTTTCAACCAGGGCGATTACCAGTTGACGGGCAACGCGTTCGACTTCGCCGTCGAGGGGGACGGGTTTTTCCAGGTCGAGGACAACGGAACCACCTATTACACGCGAGCCGGCAACTTCAAGGTCAGCAAGGACGGCTACCTGACGACGGCGGACGGTTTGAAAATCATCCCCGAAATCTCCGTTCCCCAGGACACGGTGACCTTCACGGTGGACAAGGGCGGCACCTGGACGGCGGCGGACGAGACCGGTTCCGCCCTGGCCACGGGGCGGATGGAACTGGTCAAGTTCATCAACCCGGCCGGGCTGACCAGCATGGGGCGCAACCTGTACGACAAGACGGAAGGGTCGGGGGAACCGATAACGGGGAACCCCGGGGAGGACGGCATGGGGACCATCACCCAGCATTACCTGGAAATGTCCAACGTCAGCGTCATCGAGGAGATGATCAAGATGATCACCGGCCAGAGGGCTTACGAAATCAACTCCAAGGCCATTCAGACGGCCGACGCCATGCTGTCGATTATCGCCGGCCTGAAACGCTAG
- the flgF gene encoding flagellar basal-body rod protein FlgF, giving the protein MPPAPSGVEAAAVVFRVGTRLASYQAEIILEVRKTMPYTLLDIAGVASVKVNQLDLVSNNIANASTPGYKAEHMTASVGDNMPDPVSGWTPRVRASVYIDFSQGVLERTGNNLDVAIQGDGFFEVETPEGVAYTRAGHFAVDGEGTLTDRMGHPVMGEGGRIVMPGSDSATDVRISPNGVIRVFGTEPEGIEAGTLKVVTFEDTSNLKRSANGLFVYAGQGEQVIQEPEMRNIQAGYLELSNTSAVQELIRMVDIQRSFELYQKAIHTISEQDHLSVSRVGRLV; this is encoded by the coding sequence TTGCCGCCCGCCCCCTCCGGGGTCGAGGCCGCCGCCGTCGTTTTCCGGGTTGGTACGCGACTTGCTTCGTATCAGGCAGAGATCATTTTGGAGGTCAGAAAAACCATGCCCTACACCCTTCTCGATATCGCCGGCGTCGCTTCCGTCAAGGTGAATCAACTGGATCTGGTGTCGAACAATATCGCCAACGCATCCACGCCCGGCTATAAAGCGGAGCACATGACGGCCTCCGTAGGGGACAACATGCCCGACCCGGTCAGCGGCTGGACGCCCCGGGTGCGCGCCTCCGTTTACATCGACTTTTCCCAGGGCGTCCTGGAAAGGACGGGGAACAACCTGGACGTGGCGATTCAGGGCGACGGGTTTTTCGAGGTGGAGACCCCGGAGGGGGTCGCCTATACGCGGGCCGGTCATTTCGCCGTGGACGGGGAGGGGACCCTGACGGACCGGATGGGGCACCCCGTGATGGGCGAGGGGGGTAGAATCGTCATGCCCGGTTCCGATAGCGCGACGGATGTGCGGATCTCCCCGAACGGCGTCATCAGGGTGTTCGGAACCGAGCCGGAGGGGATCGAGGCGGGAACCCTCAAGGTGGTGACCTTCGAGGACACCTCGAACCTGAAAAGATCGGCCAACGGCCTGTTCGTCTATGCGGGACAGGGGGAACAGGTCATACAGGAGCCGGAAATGCGGAACATTCAAGCCGGTTACCTGGAATTGTCCAACACGTCGGCGGTGCAGGAACTCATACGGATGGTCGATATCCAGAGGTCTTTCGAGCTGTATCAGAAGGCGATTCACACGATATCCGAGCAGGACCATCTTTCCGTGAGCCGGGTGGGCCGGCTGGTTTAA
- a CDS encoding EscU/YscU/HrcU family type III secretion system export apparatus switch protein: MGKSRKRTLAAALRYDPDRDAAPRLTAKGRGHVADRIIETAREHGIPIRNDPGLVEILSRLDLDDQIPVEVYRAVAEILAFVYSLNSRRP; this comes from the coding sequence ATGGGAAAAAGCAGGAAACGGACCCTCGCCGCCGCCCTTCGGTACGATCCCGACAGGGATGCCGCCCCCAGGCTGACGGCCAAGGGGCGAGGTCATGTGGCCGATCGGATAATCGAGACGGCCAGGGAACACGGCATCCCCATCCGGAATGACCCGGGCCTGGTCGAGATATTGAGCCGCCTCGATTTGGACGACCAGATTCCCGTTGAGGTGTACCGCGCCGTTGCGGAAATCCTCGCCTTCGTCTATTCCCTGAATTCCCGCCGCCCCTAG